The following are encoded in a window of Pseudalgibacter alginicilyticus genomic DNA:
- a CDS encoding LysE family translocator, whose amino-acid sequence MFDDILAAIPFGIILAFTIGPVFFVLLETSATKGVRSALIFDCGVMFADILFIIVAFFSTNKLLENIKDEPGFLVFGGVLLIAYGIISFVKTSKSFRSIVKEYHKVEFKKNYGQLFVKGFLLNFINIGVLLGWVAFIVLGSSLTSSEDGIIIFLSTILIVYFLVDLVKILIAKKLKSKLTPRRIFKTKKIIALVILGFGVLLLVQGFFPNEKEKIQEKWEQLQYKN is encoded by the coding sequence ATGTTTGATGATATTTTAGCAGCCATTCCTTTTGGAATAATTTTAGCCTTTACTATTGGACCGGTTTTTTTTGTTTTACTAGAAACCAGTGCTACTAAAGGGGTTAGAAGTGCTTTGATTTTTGATTGTGGTGTTATGTTTGCTGATATTCTATTTATTATTGTGGCTTTTTTTAGTACCAATAAATTGCTTGAAAATATAAAGGACGAACCTGGGTTTTTGGTTTTTGGGGGTGTTTTATTGATTGCATATGGTATTATTTCATTTGTTAAAACATCAAAATCCTTTCGGTCAATTGTTAAAGAATATCATAAAGTAGAATTTAAAAAAAATTATGGGCAGCTCTTTGTTAAAGGTTTTTTATTAAACTTTATAAACATTGGAGTGCTTTTAGGCTGGGTAGCATTCATTGTTTTAGGATCTTCTTTAACAAGTTCAGAAGATGGTATCATCATATTTTTAAGTACCATATTGATTGTTTATTTTTTAGTGGATTTAGTAAAAATATTGATTGCAAAAAAATTAAAAAGTAAACTGACTCCTCGTCGTATTTTTAAAACAAAAAAAATAATAGCTTTAGTTATTTTAGGCTTTGGGGTATTGCTTTTAGTTCAAGGTTTTTTTCCAAATGAAAAAGAAAAAATTCAAGAAAAGTGGGAACAGCTTCAATATAAAAATTAA